GAGTTCTGATGGACGTGACATTGAGAGCGCCGGGTCCATCCGAGTTGGTGCTGTCTTGGCGGCCCGCACCATCTGGCACAAACAGCTTGCGTAATCAGACGGTTTGCAACCATTCGCCATTACGGCTGCGTCGCAGGCGGTCTCTGCTTCGATGCGAAGACGGTGGGCCGCCCACCACGACAGCGGATTGAACCAATGGGCTGCCGTCGCCTTACCGGTGGCGTAGATCACATCCATGATCTGTCTCTCGCGGCGGGATAGTTCTTGTTCTTGATTCGGGGGTATGTGAGCTCCTTGCGATGACAGGGATCATGAAAACCGATGGATTGCCTGTTAATAATTAAACAGGAGGTGCCTCGCAGGGCAAGGTCATTGAGTTAAAAAGTTAACACAATGGGTGGCCGGATATTGAAGCGGGGAGGAAGCGAGCGATTCTCTAAGCCGTGTTCGCATGGACGCATTACCGTCTGGATCGAAGGACGCAGCATTTCCGACACTTCTCGGTGGACGGCCCCCTTGGAAACCGGGGCGGCCTGTCCCGGCGTTGAGACACCGACCTCTCGCAAAGGAGAGGTAACTGTACGGTAACTCCTCGAAACAGAACGACTTGAAAACTGCACGATCTTAAGAAAAGCGGGGGAGAAGGGAGTCAGAGAGGAAGGGTGCTGATACCAATGCCTTTGGAAGAGGTCGGCGGCTAACACATCGCGTCCACTCGTGCTTCATCACGCTTCGCTTGAGGATGAGCGAGTTCAACCAAGCGAAATCGATACGGTTTCTTGGTTGCGTCTTGGTGGTGGTGGTTCGAGTGACTCTGAGAAGAGGTCACTCAAGTGTTCGGCCGTGGTCTTCCATCCAATCACCGTAATTCCAAATCTCGATGCGGCTTTGGGAGCGGGTTTTTCCGAGAAAGAGTCAAACACCGATTCAACCAAAACGGGGCCGCCCCCCATATCGATGACTCCTTTGAGACGCAGTAGCTTCTCTTGAGCTTGTCCGATCGCAGCCAACAAGCGATCTCGATCGAACCTACGACCGACAATCGAACAGCTGGCCAGTTCTTGGGGAGCTGACGTGGTCGGTGCCGCATTGCAGGTTTGGTGAGTGAGGCCTTCGACGAAGGACCAGTTGACGGCAGCCTGGCTGACGCGGATTTGCTGAGCCCGCGGATTCATCTCCTTCAAAATCTTGGCCAAACGGTTCAGATGATCGTCCGAGACCAAGTCCGTTTTGTTGAGGATGATCGCGTCCGCCGACACCACCTGAGCCGTTGCGGCTTTTAGATAGGGCAAGATTTTGGTGAAGTGAACGGCATCCACCACGCACGCATTGGCTCGCACTTGAAATCGATTCTCGCCCGCCGCAGCGTCAAGCCATCGATAAAGATCACTGGTCTGTGCGACTCCCGTGGCTTCGGCGATCACCAGGTCCGGTTGAATCACGTTGGCAATCGTCTTCAACGTCTTGTCGAAATCTCCCTGAATGCAGGCGCAAAACAGGCTGCCGCGGTTCAGTTCAAAGACGCCGTCATTGGGATTCGCGAGCAGTTGCCCATCGACCCCCAGACTACCGAATTCGTTGATGATCAGTGCAGCACGTTTCGACTGAAGCTCTGGTTGTGACAACAAATGATTCAACAGCGTCGTCTTGCCGGATCCGAGGTATCCGGTCAACAGATAAACAGGGATGGTGTTCATGCTAACGTCTTGATCCATTCCTTAATGATGGCGGTTGGCGGAAGGCTTTGTGTCGATTGGACACGGTATTTGGCAGTCACGACGGCGGGTGTCTGAGACATCGGGATACCGAAACGGCGAATCTCGAATGGATCGGTCACGACCGAGACGGTCACGTCCGACCCCAGTTCGGTAATCGCTCGTTCGACACCCTGCCGAGTCTCCTCGCATGCTTCCTCGGACTCTCCCAACACGAATACCGACGCGTGTTGCTCGCGAATGCGGTCTCGCATCTTCTGGTTGATCCGCTTCTGGATCGCTGCGATCAACTCATCACGAGGTGGGATTTGCGAGACAAACGTGATTTGGCCGTCAATGCAAATCGTTGGAACATTTTTGACCATCAAGCTGGTCATGAAGACAATCTCTTCGCGATACTTGATCTTGTGTTCTCGCCAC
This window of the Novipirellula artificiosorum genome carries:
- a CDS encoding CobW family GTP-binding protein translates to MNTIPVYLLTGYLGSGKTTLLNHLLSQPELQSKRAALIINEFGSLGVDGQLLANPNDGVFELNRGSLFCACIQGDFDKTLKTIANVIQPDLVIAEATGVAQTSDLYRWLDAAAGENRFQVRANACVVDAVHFTKILPYLKAATAQVVSADAIILNKTDLVSDDHLNRLAKILKEMNPRAQQIRVSQAAVNWSFVEGLTHQTCNAAPTTSAPQELASCSIVGRRFDRDRLLAAIGQAQEKLLRLKGVIDMGGGPVLVESVFDSFSEKPAPKAASRFGITVIGWKTTAEHLSDLFSESLEPPPPRRNQETVSISLG